A region from the Panicum hallii strain FIL2 chromosome 1, PHallii_v3.1, whole genome shotgun sequence genome encodes:
- the LOC112899689 gene encoding uncharacterized protein LOC112899689 codes for MAGARAVAVATPAAPPRAAGPSSNLAPRWSSLFRVFCRYRSRVAASGPAATRSRAGRARLSSRDPADAETDAGAGRVLKDDSSYLWTLGLGSVGGAAVIKYGSILLPDITTPNIVLALLMVSLPVVAAVLILLKASSSED; via the exons ATGGCGGGTGCCCGCGCGGTCGCCGTGGCCActccggccgcgccgccccgcgccgccggtcCCAGCTCCAACTTGGCCCCGCGGTGGAGCAGCCTCTTCCGCGTGTTTTGCCGGTATCGCTCACGCGTGGCCGCGTCGGGTCCCGCGGCCACGAGGAGCCGCGCCGGTCGCGCGCGCCTCTCCAGCCGCGACCCCGCCGACGCCGAAACCGACGCGGGCGCGGGGCGAGTCCTCAAG GATGACTCAAGCTACCTGTGGACATTGGGCCTTGGATCCGTCGGTGGCGCTGCGGTTATAAAGTACGGAAGCATCCTGCTCCCTGACATCACAACGCCAAACATTGTGCTAGCTCTGCTGATGGTGTCCCTGCCTGTCGTAGCTGCAGTCTTGATTTTGCTCAAGGCGAGCTCGTCGGAGGACTGA